ACTCCTCGCTACTATTAAAACTTTTAATGATGTTACCTTAGATATATAACAACATTTAAATTGTCAAATACCCTCTATATTCAAGTTTTTATACCATGTTTCGTAGTCTGTATCTTCCCATGGCATACCCTTTTTAAAATAATTTCTCCAAGGATACGCGGATTCACCGGTAAATTTATTTTTTATTTGGTGCACTTTAGCAATCTCTTTAGCTGGATTACCAACTACTACTGCACCTTCAGTAACATCTTTTGTAACAATTGAGCCAGCACCTATCAAAGCATCTTCTTTTATCATCACACCAGGTAACAACACGCTTCCTGTTGCAACTATTGCGAATGACTCAATTTTCACACCTAACAATTCATCTGAAGGTGGAGTTGGGTCATTTGTTAACACCACATATGGAAAAATCCATACATAGTCCTTTATTTCACTTTTTTGCCCAATATGAACATTGCTATGCAAACTTACATAATTACCGATTGTACAATCTCCTTGTATATCGGACAAGGTCCCTATTCTTACGTTATTTCCAATATTGCTATTTTCTCTAATAGTAACTTTATGTCCACATTGAAAATTATCTCCAATAACAGTGTCTCCATATATAATACTTTCCGTCCGAATCAACGCATTTTCACCGATTATTAAAGGATGGCTCTTGTTAACTCTATCTCTATAAAAGTCAAAGAGATATTCTCCAATAATACTTCTTGCTCCTATGAAGCTTCCTCTTTTAATGTGAACATTATCCCTTATAATACATCCATAATCTATATACACTTCATCTTCAATAGTTACATTTTCACCAATAAAAACACCTTCTTTTATAACAACATTTCGTCCGATTTTTGTCGATGTATTAATCACACAACCATCTCCTAAAATAAAATAAATTATTATATACTAAGGGGGTTATTTGTCTTTCCCAACGATAAATGTATAATTAGTAGTCGCGCTTCCACCAATATTAAGCATCATACCATTATTAGCAGTTTCCAATTGATATCCTAGAGCACGTCTTGTTAGTTGCTTGTAGAGATCTAAAAACATCCTCACCCCACTTGCCCCCACAGGATGACCGCACCCAATTAATCCACCACTTGGATTCACAGGTTTAGCTCCATTAAACGATGTTAGGTCAGATTGAATTGCTTCTAATTCTTTCCCCGGTTCAGTTATACCAAAAGCAGAAATTGCAGCGAATTCACTAGAAGTAAAACAATCATGAGTTTCAAAAAAGTCGATATCGTCTACTGTCATATTGGCTCTTCGATATGCATCCATTACTGCTTGTCTTGTCCAAGGTATGATATACTCATTATTAACGCTTTCTTTCATCTTTTCTTCAAACTTCATAGGTGCTACACGATGTCCCCATCCCTTTACAATAGGACATCTTTCTTTTACTTTATCAAACTCAATTATTATTTTTTCTGATGATAATGCTACAAATGCCGCCCCGTCTGTCACTTGGGAGCAATCTGAAGTACCGAGCATTCCACCAATTGTAGGATTAGTAGCTGTCCCTCTCTCTCTAGCTTGCTCCTCATTCATAAACCACTTTTTGGTTTGAGCATTAGGATTTCGCTTTGCATTATTGTAGTTCTTCACAGAGATTTTCGCTAAACAATCAAGATATTGTTTGTTATCAAAATTATATTTTTTCACTGTTTCATCAGCAAGTCGCCCAAATAATTTTGGAAAAGGAAAGTCAATATTTTTCGCTTCACTTTCATAAAATGCTGCTCTACCTAAAAAATCACCACATGTTTTAGAATCCACTGTCTTCATAAGTTCCCACCCAATAACCAATACTAGATCATAATCACCTGCTCTTATCTTCGTTATACCTGCATCTAGTGCAACAGATCCAGATGCACATGCAGCTTCATATCTAGCAGAAGGAACACCATAAAAAGCATCGTTAACCTCGGTTAATAAAGCCCCTAAATGGCCTTGGTCTACAAAGTACTCACCAATAAAGTTCCCTACGAAGCAAGCAATTCTACCTTCTTTGTTTAAATTTTTAATATCGTTATAAGTAACCCCAATATTCTTCAACCCATCATCAATAACCTCTTTTAAGAGGGCGATGATCCCTTTCCCTTCTTTGCTCCAGTTCCGTCCAAAATCTGTTTGTGCCCCGCCTAACACATATACTTTCTTCATAAAAGTCCCCCCCTTTATTAATACATAGATTTTTTCATTTTGCTTTGAAGAATGGTCTATAATCATAATTCGAACTTGGGATATCTTCTAATAAAATATTGAGGTCAAAGCTACCTTCTAATTGATTTCCTAAATGCTTATACGCAAGTTTTTTAAATTCATAAACGCCTCCAAAAGCCTCTATCACCGAAAGAGGAGGTGCCCAATCAAATCCAGATGCCATAACATCATCACAAGAATGCACACTTTCACCAATTTCTTTTGCAGCAGTTATTCCGTATAAAACATATTTAATTAGAAATTCAGTACATATTTGAGCTTCTATAGAATGGTTGTTTAATAGAACTGCAAATGCATTATTGTAGTTTCCTATTCTCAGTTCTCTAACCATATTTTTAGCAAAAGTAAACACGTAATCTTCTTTAGGCCGATAGTTATCAGAGAGCACATCATACACATATATTGATTTTTTGCCGTCAACCTGCCGTTCAATCTTATATAGTCCAATTCCAGATTTCCTACCTAATTTGTTGTCTTTGATAAGATTAGTAGCAAAGTCAGGCATTTCAAATGAACTTCGTGCATAATCTTTAGAGTTATAGTACAAGTTGTCAACGATCGCCTTATGAACATCAAGTCCAACAAAATCAGAGGTAACTAAAGGTGCCATGCTCCGTCCAGTAAATGGGCCCAGGATAGCATCAATATAGTCTACCCCCCCATTATCTTTATACAGATCTGCATATCTTAATGCTTCGTTAATGAAATAAAAGCCTATTCTGTTCCCTAAAAAAGCAGGTGCATCCTTAACTTCTACAACTTTTCTATTAAGGATATCTTTCAAGTATAATTTCAATTCATTAAGCATAGTTTCATTTGTGACCCTGGATGGTATCACTTCACAAAGGCTCATATTATATGGAGGGTTATACATATGTATACCTACATATTGAGATCTAAGTTCTATTGGAAAGCACTCAGAAAGCTCATTTATTGATAAGCCGGAAGTTCCAGTACTTATTATTGTATTAGGTTTTATAAATTCAAGTATTTTTAAATAAACGTCTTTCTTTATTTCTAAGTTTTCTGCTACACTTTCAAATATTAAATCAGAATCAGTAATACATTCCTCTAAATCACAGTAAGATTTAGGAATTAAATTCACTTTTATAGCCTCTGCTTTTACAGATTTTGTCGCTTTGATTGCCGCAGCCTCAGCCGAAATAATATCTCGACAAACCATATACACTTTGCAATTACCAAAAGATGCGAATATTCCCGAAACATTGCACCCCATTGTTCCATTTGCGCCGATTACAGTTACAGTTTTAATATCCACAATGCACTCTCCTTATCAGTAAGGTCAATAAATAACCAAAATAATCTAGGATTTTTCAGAAAAAAACGCCTATTTAAACAGAGATAAAGAAGTTGCTATTCAATCAGTCGGGGAAACGCAACGGAGATATTCCTCAATACCTCCCTAATCTAACACGCCAAATTATTAACCCCTACCCATCTCCTTAATTATTCTTAATTAAGCTTGAAACGAAACTTCGGTATTAATTTAAGTGCATATAGCAATAATGTAAACCATACAAATATAGTAATATAAAAACTAATAATGAGAGCTTGAGGGCTAAATTCAAATTCAACCTTATGACTCCCTTTGTTTACTAGCACGCCCATTGTACCATCTTCATTTATTTTTAAAGGGGCGGTTGTTCCATCTACTTTCACATTCCATCCTTTAAAATATGACTGAGTCAATCCCACTACCCCAGATTTATCCAAATAAAAATCTCCACCTATCTTATTTCCGTTAACGTAAATATAATCAGGACTAATTCTATCTTCATTGTTAATACTAGACCACAAAACTGGATCATCCTTTTGTGGCAGTAAGTTTAGTGAATAGGCAGAATTAAAATTTTTCAATTCAAAACCACCTATATATCCTCCGTTTTGAAATTGTTGAGAATATACTGTATAAGGGAAGGCGACGGGAAATGGTTTAGAATCAATATACTTATTCAACACACTAATTTTTCCAGGGGAATTATACATATTTTCAATAGCAGTAGTATATGAAGTTGGTCGATCTTTAGTCCCCAAGGTGTAAGTACCATTACTAAATACTCCTTGGAAAGAAAATATCAATACAAAAGTAAAAAATAAAATATCAGCACAATTTTTAGATGATTTTTTTATTGAAATATAATAAAAAATCAATATTATTAATGAAAAAAACAACTCTTTTCTAGTCCCTGAGGGCAGGTCAAACTTCAGGTTAACAAATAACTTTAGAAAAGTAATTTGTGCTAGTATTATTAGTATTAACAGACTACTAGTTAAGAGCAACTGTTTATACTTTTCATAATATAAATCAATCGAACTCAAGCTAGATGCGACCAGCATTATTAAATAAAAGAAAAACAAAAATCGTAATCCTGCAGGAAACCTAAAAGTATCAACAAATGGTATGAAACTATATACCATTTTATAGATAAATAGATTTTTACCAAGCGACAACGACAATGTTAGCAATACTAAAAATATCAACTTTATATTTTTCTTACTAAACCGAGTAATACAAATAAATAAAGTAATCGGTAATGAGATATACATATTGGTCATTGATACATCAGCATTACTAATATAAGGGGACAATTGATTGAATTTTGGAGATATCAACCCTATCAAATTTTCAAAAGACAATGAATTAATAGTTGCCGCACCCCACCCAACAGAAGATCTTGTTATTAAATTCATTGCTTCTATTGTGCTTACAAGGGTAACTAAACTTGACCCTAAAACTACAACCACGAAAATAAATAATGAATAAAATATATTTTTTAACATGAGAGAAATACTAGTGAATTTCCCCCTATATTCTCCTATATCAAATAGGAATTCAATGAATAATACGAGGAGAATAAAAACGACGAATACAGGATAGCTATTTAGAACTAACAATCCAATAAAGGCTCCTAAAAAAACCACATTTCTTTTATCCGAGGTTCTTACCCATAATTGATAAAAATATTGTACAAATGGTATTAAGGCAGCAGCAGCAATAAAAGTTATATGCTGGGCATTTCCGATAAATAAACCACAGGTTGCATATGCTACACCTAGTGCAGAACAAACCCATTTCGATGAACAATAATTACCTGTAGCTAAATACACTCCCATTGATGCAATTATCGCAATCAACACAAACTGAACTTGTAATACATATTGAGAATAACCAATAAAACCCAGTAATAAAGTTAGCGGTGACCAAATTGGGCCACCAAGTAAGTGAGATAATGGTATTCCTCTAAATTGATAAAACTCCCATAACGGTAAATCCCCGTGTTTTATATGATTTGACAAAGAAACCATAACAGAGAAGAGCGCATCATACGTATCCCACTTTAACCACCACATACCAAAGAGTAAGGGACTATATATTATTATTACGCTAATAATCATTGTAATGAATGCAATTTTCTTTGGTAATTTAGAATAAAAACGCTCCATGGAATTTAACCCTTTCTACCTCATCTATAACCGCTAATGTTATTTATTATCATACATATAGAATGACAAGTTCATAAATAACACCAGCAGCTCATATATTCGTTTTCCAGTTATCTAAGTATTTTCTTTGCATATCTAATCATTTTATTCCTGGCTTTAAAGAAAAAAGATTTGAAGGTTAGTCCTTTAACTTTATAAATCAACATTGGGGGTCTATTCAATAGATACTCCGCATCTTTAAATATAGATGCCATATTAATCTCAAACTTTTTATTAAAGTGCTTTTCTCTTACAACTACAAGATATTTATCAAACAATTCTTGTCTCTCTGTACTACTCACTACACTTGAAGGAATTCGATATAAGGAGGTTAGTTTCTCTACATACAAAAAATCATATTTCAGAGCATACTTTAACCACAAGTCCCAATCTTCTAGAACCTCTAACTCAACATCTATTCCACCTAAATCGTCATAAATCTCTCTACTAAATAAAACCGTTTGAATAGGGAAGTAATTATGATGCATCAGCACCAATCTATTAAATGGTTGTCTGTGTTGAACGTTGTGAAATAATTCTTTGTATTGGTAAGGATCCCTTGAAGTTATTTCCGTAGGAACCTCAAAACTTATAGAGTAAGCAGCCTTTTTGTCGGGATTTTTCTGCAATTGAGAAATTAAAACTTCAACATGATCTGCGTAGAGTAAATCATCATCATCTAGAAAATTAAAATATTTTCCCGAGGCTGTTTCCATTGCTATATTACCGACTACACATCTTCCAACCCTATCATGCGTAGCTTTATAAACTATATTTAGATCTGCAAATTCCTTTAATATTAAACTTTCTGAAATAGCTGGACCGTCTTCAACTACAATAACTTCAATGTTGCTGTATGTCTGATTTCGAACACTTATCAAAGCTTCTCGCAATACACTAGGTCTTCCACATGTTCTTATTAGAATAGACACAAGAGGCATTTTTTCAGGTTTTTCATTGATGTAGAATGCGCCTTCTCTTATAATTTCATAATCCCACATTTTAAAATCAGCTTGAAATCTAACTGATTTTGCATTTTTAAATTTCCACTTTCTAAACCTATATCCTTCAAAAGGGGCACGAATTATATTTTTGAACACTTTAGCCTTATGATTCTTGGAAGGTCCCTTAACTACAAGTAATCCACCATACATAATATGGCCCTTAATAATATCCTTAATATCTCCAAACTTATAACGAAGCATCAAATTCATGAATGTACTATTATAAAATTGATTAGGCTTAACTTCATTTGCACTCATATACGTATAATGATGAATTATACATTTAGGCACATATATCAGCTTAAAGCCATGAGCTCTAAACCTCCAGCTTAAATCAACATCTTCACCATACATAAAAATCTTCTCATCAAACATACCTATTTGTGTGAAATAGTCTCTTCTAACTAAACAACAAGCACCACTAGACCAACTTGTCTCCATACTTACAGGATTATAGATTTTAGGATGCTCGTAAGGAAATTGCCTCGCTTCCCACAACCCAATACTATCATCAGAGTTATCGACAGCCTTCATTAGTTCTATAATGCTGTCTTTGTCAACCTCAGTATCAATATTCAAGAAAAAGACATGATCTTGATTCGTATTTTTAACTCCATAATTATTAGCTTTACCAAAACCAAGATTTTTATCTAAAAAATGGTATTCATAGCCACCGAAATCTTCTTTCCCATCAAATGCTTCTATTAATTCTCTACTTTTATCGTTTGAACAATTATCAACAAAAGTTAAATGTAATTTATTTAAAGGATATTTTTGATTGTATAAGCTCTTTAAAAGCTGATTGATCCATTTCTCAGAATTATACGATATTAATATAATATCTAAAGTTTTCAATGATAGTCCCTCTCCTGCCTAAAATTTAGCTAAATAAGCTCCTTATATACCTAAATATAGAAGTTATTCTCCACGAAAATGAATTTTTAAGATTGCTAATTTCTAATTCCAGCTCTTTATTATTTATATTAATTAAATCTAATTCTTTATTTCTTTGATCCATACACTCCAACTTCTCATTTTGAGCATTGATTAAATCCTCTGTTAATTTAGTTGATGCATTTAATTCTGACTGCAGATAAGAAGTCATCTGAATTAGACTTTCTAAGTCATTAGAAATTTTATGATCTTCTAGTTTTTTTTGAACACTATATAACAACCGGGGCTTAAGAGTTGTTTCAAATAACATCTCAATTTGAACACGAAAAAACCTATAACTCGTCAAATCCTCATGAATAAAATCTTTTTGCAACTGAGGATCTTCACCAAATGAGAACAAATTCAGTCCATCTACTTGATCTTCTATTTCCAAGTCATGGATGGCTACTAAATTACTATTTTCAATAGCATCTAATTTATTAGTAATGGCATCCATACCCCACACTTTAAAGGAACGTAGATTTGCAAAGCAGGGGAAATTAGTTGGATCTAAACGAAGTGACCTCAAATCCCCTTCATCCAACTTAAACTCAAAGGCATAATTATGGTATTCCCCATCCGCCTGCAGTGGAAGTCTTTTTGAATTCAGCTCTTTAAATCCATCACCTGTGTTCCAAAATAATTGCATAAAATTCGCAAATCGAAAACTCTCTTTTTCTATATAATCCTGATGAACATTAGATTTATTAGATTTATTTTTTTCTGAAATAGTAACGAATTGATACACATGAGCATCAGTTTTATTTTTCAGGTACTCCTCTACTGCACTTGGAACCATACTATAACTACTTGCCAACTCTGTTTGCTCCGGCAGCATACAAATTTTGTGAAGTTCCAGCAAAGACAAGTCTGCTGAAAGGAGTAGTTTCTCCAAGTTATCGCGAGTAAAAAAGGTTATATGCGTTCTGTCTAATAGCCCTGTTTCTTTATATTCAAATTTGCCTTGCATTAACTGTAGTATTACAGCTGCATGTCCAATGTGGGGAACAGAGATTAAAACCTTCCCATCATCTTTTAATAACTTTTCAGTTAAGTTCCCCAATATCTCTTCAGGCTTCACAAGATGTTCTAGAACGTCCGCAAATATCAAATAATCAAAATATTGAAATTGATTTTTACATTGTTCTAACCACTCTGTTTTATTCAGATCAGCTATAATCATCTTGTCACAGAACATCTCAGCTTTGGCGGCTGCTAGCTCATCAATTTCCAGACAGTATACTTCACACTTCAATTCGTTTTTCAAGTACTCTGTCATGTAGCCATCTGCGGGTCCAAACTCAAACACCTTCGAATTCGGCTTCACATTCCTTAATATTACCGATAGTGGAGTATCCGTTTCTAAATCTACAGAATAATGATACTTCAACTTCCATCCTCCTTGACCTTCCACGAATGTTCTAGAAATAATAAACCCTCAGCAAAATAGGAAGAAGAGCCTAGATTAAAAGAAGCATACCTCGCTTTATAATCCAATCTTATTAAACCAGAACTTTCAAAGAACCCTATATCCAGATAATAGGTTCCAGGCAAAAGAGAAATTTTCTCATAAGTTAACACTAGACTATACGTTCCTGATTTAGAAGGAAGGGGATACTGGTCTAATTTCGTATTGAGACCACAAACATATTTGTTTTCTCTATCGAATATTGCAATGCCCCCAACTAAATTTTCAATACTCTGATGCAACTCATAACTCACTTCAATTATAATATCGTCATTAAATTGAAACTGCTTCGTTGGCTGCATATCTTTATTGAAAAATTTCACTTCTCCAATTGTTAAAGTATTACTTTGAAAATCTATACTTTCTTGTTGATTATCAGATGTTTCATCAGGTACATCCAACATATTTTTCATATAATCCTCATATAATTGAGAGACGCCATTCACATCTCCCCTCATATGAACTTGCCCGTCCATCATCCAAATAACTTCATCACAAAAATTACGAATTGAATAGGTATCATGACTAACAAATAAAATTGTTTTCCCTTCTTTTTTAAAACTCTTCATTTTCTCAATACATTTCAACTGAAATTGCATATCCCCTACAGATAAGGCTTCATCTACAATGAGGATATCGGGATCGACATTAACTGCACAAGCAAACGCAAGTCTTACATACATCCCAGAGGAATATGTTTTAACCGGTTGATCTATGAAGTCTCCAATGGCGGCAAACTTCTCTATGAGTGGAACTCTCTCCTTCACTTCAGTCTCTGAAAGCCCCATTATCGCTCCATTAAGATAAATATTTTCACGCCCTGTAAATTCCGGGTTAAATCCACTTCCCAGTTCTAGTAATGCAGATATTCTCCCGTCAACCTCAACATTCCCCTGAGTCGGAGTCATTGTCCCTACTATTAATTGAAGCAAAGTGCTTTTACCCGACCCGTTTTTCCCAATAATACCTATAGTTTTACCTTTTGGAATTTGAAAGTTAACATTCTTTAGAGCCCAAAACTGGTTTTTTAATTTATCTTTATCTTTAACGAAAAAC
This genomic interval from Paenibacillus sp. FSL H8-0332 contains the following:
- a CDS encoding acetyl-CoA acetyltransferase, with the protein product MKKVYVLGGAQTDFGRNWSKEGKGIIALLKEVIDDGLKNIGVTYNDIKNLNKEGRIACFVGNFIGEYFVDQGHLGALLTEVNDAFYGVPSARYEAACASGSVALDAGITKIRAGDYDLVLVIGWELMKTVDSKTCGDFLGRAAFYESEAKNIDFPFPKLFGRLADETVKKYNFDNKQYLDCLAKISVKNYNNAKRNPNAQTKKWFMNEEQARERGTATNPTIGGMLGTSDCSQVTDGAAFVALSSEKIIIEFDKVKERCPIVKGWGHRVAPMKFEEKMKESVNNEYIIPWTRQAVMDAYRRANMTVDDIDFFETHDCFTSSEFAAISAFGITEPGKELEAIQSDLTSFNGAKPVNPSGGLIGCGHPVGASGVRMFLDLYKQLTRRALGYQLETANNGMMLNIGGSATTNYTFIVGKDK
- a CDS encoding 3-hydroxyacyl-CoA dehydrogenase family protein, translated to MDIKTVTVIGANGTMGCNVSGIFASFGNCKVYMVCRDIISAEAAAIKATKSVKAEAIKVNLIPKSYCDLEECITDSDLIFESVAENLEIKKDVYLKILEFIKPNTIISTGTSGLSINELSECFPIELRSQYVGIHMYNPPYNMSLCEVIPSRVTNETMLNELKLYLKDILNRKVVEVKDAPAFLGNRIGFYFINEALRYADLYKDNGGVDYIDAILGPFTGRSMAPLVTSDFVGLDVHKAIVDNLYYNSKDYARSSFEMPDFATNLIKDNKLGRKSGIGLYKIERQVDGKKSIYVYDVLSDNYRPKEDYVFTFAKNMVRELRIGNYNNAFAVLLNNHSIEAQICTEFLIKYVLYGITAAKEIGESVHSCDDVMASGFDWAPPLSVIEAFGGVYEFKKLAYKHLGNQLEGSFDLNILLEDIPSSNYDYRPFFKAK
- a CDS encoding YfhO family protein, which encodes MERFYSKLPKKIAFITMIISVIIIYSPLLFGMWWLKWDTYDALFSVMVSLSNHIKHGDLPLWEFYQFRGIPLSHLLGGPIWSPLTLLLGFIGYSQYVLQVQFVLIAIIASMGVYLATGNYCSSKWVCSALGVAYATCGLFIGNAQHITFIAAAALIPFVQYFYQLWVRTSDKRNVVFLGAFIGLLVLNSYPVFVVFILLVLFIEFLFDIGEYRGKFTSISLMLKNIFYSLFIFVVVVLGSSLVTLVSTIEAMNLITRSSVGWGAATINSLSFENLIGLISPKFNQLSPYISNADVSMTNMYISLPITLFICITRFSKKNIKLIFLVLLTLSLSLGKNLFIYKMVYSFIPFVDTFRFPAGLRFLFFFYLIMLVASSLSSIDLYYEKYKQLLLTSSLLILIILAQITFLKLFVNLKFDLPSGTRKELFFSLIILIFYYISIKKSSKNCADILFFTFVLIFSFQGVFSNGTYTLGTKDRPTSYTTAIENMYNSPGKISVLNKYIDSKPFPVAFPYTVYSQQFQNGGYIGGFELKNFNSAYSLNLLPQKDDPVLWSSINNEDRISPDYIYVNGNKIGGDFYLDKSGVVGLTQSYFKGWNVKVDGTTAPLKINEDGTMGVLVNKGSHKVEFEFSPQALIISFYITIFVWFTLLLYALKLIPKFRFKLN
- a CDS encoding glycosyltransferase family 2 protein, which codes for MKTLDIILISYNSEKWINQLLKSLYNQKYPLNKLHLTFVDNCSNDKSRELIEAFDGKEDFGGYEYHFLDKNLGFGKANNYGVKNTNQDHVFFLNIDTEVDKDSIIELMKAVDNSDDSIGLWEARQFPYEHPKIYNPVSMETSWSSGACCLVRRDYFTQIGMFDEKIFMYGEDVDLSWRFRAHGFKLIYVPKCIIHHYTYMSANEVKPNQFYNSTFMNLMLRYKFGDIKDIIKGHIMYGGLLVVKGPSKNHKAKVFKNIIRAPFEGYRFRKWKFKNAKSVRFQADFKMWDYEIIREGAFYINEKPEKMPLVSILIRTCGRPSVLREALISVRNQTYSNIEVIVVEDGPAISESLILKEFADLNIVYKATHDRVGRCVVGNIAMETASGKYFNFLDDDDLLYADHVEVLISQLQKNPDKKAAYSISFEVPTEITSRDPYQYKELFHNVQHRQPFNRLVLMHHNYFPIQTVLFSREIYDDLGGIDVELEVLEDWDLWLKYALKYDFLYVEKLTSLYRIPSSVVSSTERQELFDKYLVVVREKHFNKKFEINMASIFKDAEYLLNRPPMLIYKVKGLTFKSFFFKARNKMIRYAKKILR
- a CDS encoding methyltransferase domain-containing protein translates to MKYHYSVDLETDTPLSVILRNVKPNSKVFEFGPADGYMTEYLKNELKCEVYCLEIDELAAAKAEMFCDKMIIADLNKTEWLEQCKNQFQYFDYLIFADVLEHLVKPEEILGNLTEKLLKDDGKVLISVPHIGHAAVILQLMQGKFEYKETGLLDRTHITFFTRDNLEKLLLSADLSLLELHKICMLPEQTELASSYSMVPSAVEEYLKNKTDAHVYQFVTISEKNKSNKSNVHQDYIEKESFRFANFMQLFWNTGDGFKELNSKRLPLQADGEYHNYAFEFKLDEGDLRSLRLDPTNFPCFANLRSFKVWGMDAITNKLDAIENSNLVAIHDLEIEDQVDGLNLFSFGEDPQLQKDFIHEDLTSYRFFRVQIEMLFETTLKPRLLYSVQKKLEDHKISNDLESLIQMTSYLQSELNASTKLTEDLINAQNEKLECMDQRNKELDLININNKELELEISNLKNSFSWRITSIFRYIRSLFS
- a CDS encoding ABC transporter ATP-binding protein, which gives rise to MSSNAIEINNISKSFLMYEKPTDRLKQFFVKDKDKLKNQFWALKNVNFQIPKGKTIGIIGKNGSGKSTLLQLIVGTMTPTQGNVEVDGRISALLELGSGFNPEFTGRENIYLNGAIMGLSETEVKERVPLIEKFAAIGDFIDQPVKTYSSGMYVRLAFACAVNVDPDILIVDEALSVGDMQFQLKCIEKMKSFKKEGKTILFVSHDTYSIRNFCDEVIWMMDGQVHMRGDVNGVSQLYEDYMKNMLDVPDETSDNQQESIDFQSNTLTIGEVKFFNKDMQPTKQFQFNDDIIIEVSYELHQSIENLVGGIAIFDRENKYVCGLNTKLDQYPLPSKSGTYSLVLTYEKISLLPGTYYLDIGFFESSGLIRLDYKARYASFNLGSSSYFAEGLLFLEHSWKVKEDGS